The Marinilongibacter aquaticus genome has a window encoding:
- a CDS encoding site-2 protease family protein codes for MKKHKTILIQAGLFLVTTLVTTFAGLEWIKGYSIFESKWTWADLGEAFLYYTLPFLGFLTVHEFGHYFMAQKRKVAVTLPYYIPAWFAIMPSIGTVGAFIRIKELVNTRLKYFDIGVAGPLAGFVVAFFVLIYGYSHLPGLDFLFQVHPEYAQYGADYAQHVYASGEEVLSFRMGDSLLTSWVKNTFADPALLPHENELAHYPFILAGYLGLFFTALNLLPIGQLDGGHILFALIGEKRFNKLSPVLFVLFTFYAGLGFFNVYELQSAIFRNDWATLGNFLLFVYFTYLCLSRVTESQSTNWMLALGLILVQLLLTLVFPGIEGYSGFLAFSFLLGRFLGIYHPPVVDQKPLDLRRQVIGWLALLIFVLCMSPNPFY; via the coding sequence TTGAAAAAACACAAAACCATACTCATTCAAGCGGGGCTTTTTCTTGTGACCACCTTGGTCACCACCTTTGCGGGTTTGGAGTGGATAAAAGGTTATTCTATTTTTGAATCCAAATGGACTTGGGCCGATTTGGGCGAAGCTTTCCTCTATTATACTTTGCCCTTTTTGGGCTTTCTTACCGTACACGAATTTGGGCATTATTTTATGGCTCAAAAACGAAAAGTCGCGGTCACTCTTCCTTATTACATTCCGGCTTGGTTTGCGATCATGCCATCCATAGGAACCGTCGGTGCCTTTATACGTATTAAAGAATTGGTGAATACCCGCCTCAAATATTTCGATATCGGTGTGGCCGGTCCATTGGCCGGTTTTGTGGTGGCTTTTTTCGTACTGATATACGGTTATTCGCATTTGCCGGGCTTGGATTTCCTCTTTCAGGTTCATCCGGAATATGCTCAATATGGAGCCGATTACGCTCAGCATGTGTATGCCAGCGGCGAGGAGGTGCTCTCCTTTAGGATGGGCGATAGCCTCTTGACTTCTTGGGTAAAGAATACCTTTGCCGACCCCGCACTTTTGCCGCACGAAAATGAATTGGCCCATTATCCTTTCATTTTAGCCGGATACTTGGGTTTGTTTTTTACGGCTCTCAACCTTTTGCCCATTGGCCAGCTCGACGGCGGGCACATTCTCTTTGCTTTGATCGGTGAGAAACGTTTCAATAAACTCTCGCCTGTGCTGTTTGTGCTTTTTACCTTTTATGCGGGTTTGGGTTTTTTCAACGTGTACGAATTGCAGTCGGCCATTTTCCGAAACGATTGGGCGACATTGGGCAATTTTTTGCTCTTTGTATATTTCACGTATTTGTGCTTGAGCCGTGTAACCGAAAGCCAAAGCACGAATTGGATGCTTGCACTGGGCTTGATTTTGGTGCAATTGCTGCTCACATTGGTTTTTCCTGGAATAGAGGGTTACTCCGGATTTTTGGCCTTTAGCTTCTTATTGGGGCGTTTTCTCGGAATTTATCATCCTCCAGTGGTGGATCAAAAGCCTTTGGATTTAAGAAGACAGGTGATAGGCTGGTTGGCTTTGCTTATCTTTGTGCTTTGTATGAGTCCAAACCCTTTTTACTGA